The Salvelinus namaycush isolate Seneca chromosome 26, SaNama_1.0, whole genome shotgun sequence genomic sequence CAAAGGATATGTCTTCTTACTGTCCTCATTTATTTTCATCCTGTTACTACAGGATGTAAGAGCATTGTATTACATTTCATGGAAGGCATGTCTATAAATCCTGCATTGCTCTCAAATGGCCCACATCATTTCATGATAAATGATTTGAGTTGGGATAATTGAATAATTCATTTTCTGGTACAGGATTTTAAGAGGTGTACCGTTTTTCAGAAAGGAGGAATCATCAAATGATGTATAATGCAATGCCCATGACATTAGAATAATATATTTTCTTTGCTAAAACTagagagtgttgtattgtactaaTAAACCGACATTCCATTTTATACTAGCTACATTATTTAATACATGATCTTATGAAACTTAATTTCCCATATAACCCTGTATAAAATAATTCCAAACTGATTGACTAAAAATAACTGCCAACCAATTTGGGACCCTGTCCCAGATGCAGATGTAAGAGCCAATGAAAATAGAGGTGGTTGGAAAATAACGCTTCAATCCCACCCACAGTATTTTGCGCCAAATGGTACgtagcatcatctggatatgtgtgcaatgAAAGTTCAACATTCGctttctgctaccatttctgtgaAGCCGTCCACACATACAGTTTGTTGCATACattcgataaatccaacgtatgcaccacacataACGTAccgcctctgcaacgcaatgctgctaggcaaacgcagcgttccattggaaattaatgtacttcTGATGTACCAAAAtactgtcggtgtgatcgaggcgtaaATATTACGTAAAGTTACGTCAACACCGCAGTCTCgctacagtagcagcagcagcacaccCACTAAACGCCCCTGTACCACGACAGATCTGACATTGAAACCAAGGTAAGATGTTATGCTAGTTTAAGATGTCAACCCAAGAAAACTAGACCTTTAGGATCATAGCATGTATATACTTGACTTTCAAAAACCACTCGATCATGAATTCTTACGTGACTGCTCCAAACTGGAAGTCACACCGCGATTTGGGGAGGCCTCCCACTGCAAGCTGCCTAACATAGCTCGCGCTAGCATCAGCAAACAACATGCCACGAGATTATCAATTATTCATTGTGTGTAGTACAACTGTGCAGAAATGCGTCGTCTGCATGCAAATAACTGACCATGCTGTTGTCATTTGCATTGGCCATGTAGTGACAGCTTGATTTGAGAAATATCCgttatgctaacgttagctaacttgctagctaacaaCAGCTAGCATTTAGCTAACATATTGACAGCTCAATAACACAAACGTCGCAGCATTCGTATAGCTAGGTAGCGAGCTAGTTAGTTAGCGTAGATAAGCAAGTAAGTCAGTAGTTAGTTAGATAAATGTGGTAATGAGAAGTGGTATCACTACTTGAAAGCAGGCTAGCTTCATCTGTTGAATGATAGATTGCTGCTGCTTGTGCTACACTCCCCTTAATTATATGACCAGCTAAAGTGCACTGTATCAGTTACAGTAAGTATACGTTTAAGTTTCGCACAGTGGAGTTTATTCTTCCAATGTTCCTGAGAGGTGACTCTGGTAACTAGAGTCTAGTAGTTCATTACTCGTGGTCAAAATGCAATGCACCATTAGAGGAATGGTAATGATTATTCAGCCATTTTAATGAGAAATCATGACAAAGCATCTTTACTCTGCTTGTTATAAGTTGTTAGCAATGCAACCTCTTTCCAACATAAGTAATTGTCATTGATACTTTGAGTAGTGAATAATTTCAATTTTTAATCCTCTCCTCACAGGTGTGAACACGATGGCGGCAGCTTTGCCGGCTCTGGACCCGGACCTGCTACGGGAGGTCCTGGAGTGCCCCATCTGCCTGGAGACTTACAACCAGGAGCAGCTGCGGCCCAAGCTCTTGCAGTGTGGCCACACCGTGTGCAGACAGTGTCTGGAAAAGCTGCTGGCTAGCACCATTAACGGCGTGCGATGCCCCTTCTGCAGCAGGGTCTCCCGCATGAGCAGCATCTCCCAGCTGGCTGACAACCTCACTGTGCTCAAGATCCTGGACTGTGCCAGCTCCTGCACCACCGCCGGCGCCCTCATGTGCAAGACCTGCCGCAACCGCCTACCCCGACAGTACTGCCTAGACTGTGGCACGGTGCTCTGCGACCTCTGCAAGGGTGAGGGCCACCAGCAGCAGGGCCACACCGTCCAGCCCATCCGGGTAGTCGCTGAGCAGCGCCGGAAGGACCTGGGTGGTAAGCTGGCATCCCTCCGCGAAGCCATGGACCACATCCAGAAAAAGAGGGCAGCTATTGACAGTCTGACAAAGAACATGCGGGTAAAGTACCGGGCAGTGCAGCAGGAGTACGCCCGGGCTGAGCTGCGTCTGCAGGAGGAGCTGGGGCGCCAGCGGCGGGCCTTCGCTGCCTCCATAGCCGAGGTGGAGAAGCTTAACAGTCAAATCCTGGAGGAGCAGACATACCTGCTTAACCTGGCCGAGGTGCAGGTGGTGTCCCGCTGCGACTACCTGACCATGCAGGTGAAGCAGAGTGACATTGCACTGTTGGAGGACGGAGGGGTGAAGGACGAGGAGGAGCTGGACCTAAGGAGCAGCCTGGAACTGCCTACTCTGATCAAGCTCCAGGACCCTGAGCTGGTGACTACGGAGCACCCCGAGGCCCTGGACGTGGCCCAGCTCACCACCAAACCCTGCACCGTCAACACTGATGAGGATGAGGGGATGCTGGAGTTTGGGGTTGGTGCCATGTGCAGGGCTGCAGGGGCGGTGGGGGACCTGTACAGAGACATTGATATAGTAATGCCTGTAGA encodes the following:
- the trim32 gene encoding E3 ubiquitin-protein ligase TRIM32, whose product is MAAALPALDPDLLREVLECPICLETYNQEQLRPKLLQCGHTVCRQCLEKLLASTINGVRCPFCSRVSRMSSISQLADNLTVLKILDCASSCTTAGALMCKTCRNRLPRQYCLDCGTVLCDLCKGEGHQQQGHTVQPIRVVAEQRRKDLGGKLASLREAMDHIQKKRAAIDSLTKNMRVKYRAVQQEYARAELRLQEELGRQRRAFAASIAEVEKLNSQILEEQTYLLNLAEVQVVSRCDYLTMQVKQSDIALLEDGGVKDEEELDLRSSLELPTLIKLQDPELVTTEHPEALDVAQLTTKPCTVNTDEDEGMLEFGVGAMCRAAGAVGDLYRDIDIVMPVDEAVCASPGSFKSKSMDEGGPSSPGDARVSSGPQHCQFVKKMGCKGNLPGMFNLPVSICVTSQGEVLVADRGNYRIQIFNRKGFQREIRRNPSSIDNFVLSFLGADLPNLIPLSIAITPQGLIGVTDNYDNSVKVYTTDGHCVACHKNQLIKPWGIAAMPSGQFVVSDVEGGKLWCLAVDRNVGVVNYNRLCSAVRPKFVTCDAAGTVYFTQGLGLNIENRHNEHHLEGGFSIGSVGTDGQLGKQLSHFFSETEDFRCITGMCVDANGDLLVTDSGRKEILQFPKEGGFNVLIQEGLTCPVGVAVTQKGQLMVLDCWDHCVKVYTYLQRRRSSTC